From Humibacter ginsenosidimutans, a single genomic window includes:
- a CDS encoding extracellular solute-binding protein — protein sequence MKSPGKIAAVAVAALVGVGILSGCSSSSGGSDDGTVNLVVAPVLPGATADALSALHKRVEQFEKKYPKIKVKAIEYQWTSTTFAAELAGGTLPDVFNVPFTDSKTLANNGQLADITKPFDQTSTAKKWNKNVLDVATGNNGHIYGIPWGPYAMALSYNRDIFKQAGLDPDKPPTTLDEIEQDAKIISQKVPGVAGYMQMTSGGTGGWELATAVQALGGRLEKVGSDGKVTVDTDNATTKQALAWLKKLRWDDNAMGSNFLWDWAGINQGFASGKIAMYMSGSDVVGSLMQTNGFDQNKYGVTTFPLSSDSNAGILSGGNVDVVNVKDSPAQVAAAVKWIDFYRTQPTVDKTAAVNNAKTLAKGKQAVNAPTLPVFDKATWEQNQEWIKPYDNIPVANLKPFTDGIFDQKIVPEPPAHTQDLYAALDPVVQAVLTNKNADVDTLLKGVDTKIQAMIDADSK from the coding sequence ATGAAGTCACCAGGAAAGATCGCGGCCGTCGCGGTCGCGGCCCTGGTCGGCGTGGGCATCCTCAGCGGATGCTCGTCGAGCAGCGGCGGCTCCGACGACGGGACCGTCAATCTCGTGGTCGCACCGGTGCTGCCCGGCGCCACCGCCGACGCCCTGAGCGCCCTGCACAAGCGGGTCGAGCAGTTCGAGAAGAAGTACCCGAAGATCAAGGTCAAAGCCATCGAGTACCAGTGGACGAGCACGACCTTCGCGGCCGAACTTGCGGGCGGCACGCTGCCCGACGTGTTCAACGTTCCGTTCACCGACTCGAAGACGCTCGCCAACAACGGTCAGCTCGCCGACATCACCAAGCCCTTCGATCAGACGTCGACGGCGAAGAAGTGGAACAAGAACGTTCTCGACGTCGCGACGGGCAACAACGGTCACATCTACGGCATCCCGTGGGGTCCGTACGCGATGGCCCTGTCGTACAACCGTGACATCTTCAAGCAGGCCGGCCTCGATCCCGACAAGCCGCCGACGACTCTCGACGAGATCGAGCAGGACGCGAAGATCATCTCGCAGAAGGTGCCTGGCGTCGCCGGCTACATGCAGATGACCAGCGGCGGCACCGGCGGGTGGGAGCTGGCCACCGCGGTTCAGGCGCTCGGCGGACGGCTGGAGAAGGTCGGTTCCGACGGAAAGGTGACCGTCGACACGGACAACGCGACGACCAAGCAGGCTCTTGCCTGGCTGAAGAAGCTGCGCTGGGACGACAACGCCATGGGCAGCAACTTCCTCTGGGACTGGGCCGGCATCAACCAGGGCTTCGCGTCCGGCAAGATCGCGATGTACATGAGCGGCTCCGACGTGGTCGGCTCGCTCATGCAGACGAACGGCTTCGATCAGAACAAGTACGGCGTCACGACCTTCCCGCTGTCGAGCGATTCGAACGCCGGAATCCTCTCCGGCGGCAACGTGGATGTCGTCAACGTGAAGGATTCGCCCGCCCAGGTCGCTGCCGCGGTGAAGTGGATCGACTTCTACCGCACGCAGCCGACCGTGGACAAGACGGCGGCGGTGAACAACGCGAAGACGCTCGCGAAGGGCAAGCAGGCCGTGAACGCCCCGACTCTGCCGGTGTTCGACAAGGCGACCTGGGAACAGAACCAGGAGTGGATCAAGCCGTACGACAACATTCCGGTCGCGAACCTGAAGCCGTTCACCGACGGCATCTTCGACCAGAAGATCGTGCCGGAGCCCCCGGCGCACACCCAGGATCTCTACGCGGCCCTCGATCCGGTGGTGCAGGCGGTCCTGACCAACAAGAACGCCGACGTCGACACGTTGCTGAAGGGTGTGGATACCAAGATCCAGGCCATGATCGACGCGGACAGCAAGTAG
- a CDS encoding glycoside hydrolase family 13 protein: protein MPARRPTPSNDDPLWWRSAAIYQIYPRSFADGNGDGIGDLAGVRRHLGYLKDLGVDAIWFTPWYASPLADGGYDVADYTSIDPRFGTLEEAERLIQDALALGIRTIIDVVPNHISDRHPWFQAALAAGPGSPERERFWFHAGKGADGAEMPTRWESNFSGETWTRTTNPDGTPGEWYLHLFTPQQPDLNWNHPDVRRMHEDVLRFWFDRGVGGVRIDSAALLVKDDSLPEVPATPGAGEHPTQDRDELHDIYRGWRAIADSYPGTRVLVGEIWLPDIDRFAKYLRADELHTAFNFDFLARPWDAAELRESIDATLAAHAPVDAPSTWVLSNHDVTRPVTRYGRADSSFAFAKKRAGTPTDLAVGTRRARAAALLTAALPGALYIYQGDELGLPEAEEIPEELLEDPMHFRSGGVDPGRDGCRVPLPWSGTASPFGFSPDGARATPWLPQPAEWASLTVQAQQADPSSMLWLYRQALRMRRTLNRASDTGFAWRDLGAGLLAFERGSEFLSITNLSAHGIELPENGGILLSSSPLDGGLLPPDSTAWLRTQHVPPEIRA, encoded by the coding sequence ATCCCCGCCCGGCGCCCGACGCCGTCGAACGACGACCCGCTGTGGTGGCGCAGCGCGGCGATCTATCAGATCTACCCGCGCAGCTTCGCCGACGGCAACGGCGACGGCATCGGCGACCTGGCCGGTGTGCGCAGGCACCTCGGCTATCTGAAGGACCTCGGCGTTGACGCGATCTGGTTCACGCCCTGGTACGCGTCTCCGCTGGCGGACGGCGGCTATGACGTTGCCGACTACACATCGATCGATCCGAGATTCGGCACTCTGGAGGAGGCCGAGAGACTGATCCAGGATGCACTCGCTCTCGGAATCCGCACCATCATCGACGTGGTGCCGAACCACATCTCCGACCGGCATCCGTGGTTCCAGGCCGCTCTGGCGGCCGGACCCGGCTCGCCGGAGCGGGAACGGTTCTGGTTCCATGCGGGCAAGGGCGCCGACGGTGCCGAGATGCCCACTCGGTGGGAGTCGAACTTCTCGGGTGAGACCTGGACCCGGACGACGAATCCCGATGGAACGCCGGGGGAGTGGTATCTCCACCTGTTCACCCCGCAGCAGCCCGACCTGAACTGGAATCACCCCGACGTGCGCCGTATGCACGAGGACGTTCTGAGGTTCTGGTTCGATCGCGGCGTCGGCGGCGTGCGCATCGATTCCGCGGCGCTGCTGGTGAAGGACGACTCCCTGCCCGAGGTGCCTGCGACACCTGGCGCGGGCGAGCATCCCACGCAGGACAGAGACGAACTGCACGACATCTACCGCGGGTGGCGGGCGATCGCCGATTCCTATCCCGGCACCCGGGTGCTGGTCGGCGAGATCTGGCTGCCCGACATCGACAGGTTCGCGAAGTACCTGCGCGCCGACGAGCTTCACACTGCCTTCAACTTCGACTTCCTGGCGCGTCCGTGGGACGCTGCCGAGCTGCGCGAGTCGATCGACGCGACATTGGCGGCGCACGCTCCTGTGGACGCTCCGTCGACCTGGGTGCTCTCGAACCACGACGTGACGCGCCCCGTCACGCGCTACGGTCGCGCCGACTCGTCGTTCGCGTTCGCGAAGAAGCGTGCGGGAACGCCCACCGATCTGGCGGTCGGCACCCGACGTGCCCGTGCCGCGGCGCTGCTCACCGCGGCACTGCCCGGTGCGCTCTATATCTACCAGGGCGACGAGCTCGGACTGCCCGAGGCTGAGGAGATTCCGGAGGAACTTCTCGAAGACCCGATGCACTTCCGCTCAGGGGGCGTCGATCCGGGGCGCGATGGATGCCGCGTGCCCCTGCCCTGGAGCGGAACGGCGTCACCGTTCGGGTTCAGCCCCGACGGCGCGAGGGCCACTCCGTGGCTGCCCCAGCCCGCGGAGTGGGCGTCGCTCACGGTGCAGGCACAGCAGGCCGACCCCTCGTCGATGCTCTGGCTCTACCGGCAGGCGCTGCGGATGCGCCGCACGCTGAACCGGGCATCCGACACCGGATTCGCCTGGCGCGATCTCGGTGCGGGCCTGCTCGCCTTCGAACGCGGCAGCGAGTTCCTGAGCATCACGAACCTGTCCGCGCACGGCATCGAATTGCCCGAGAACGGCGGAATCCTCCTCTCCAGCAGCCCGCTCGACGGCGGTCTGCTGCCTCCAGACTCCACGGCATGGCTACGAACACAGCACGTACCGCCGGAGATCCGTGCCTGA
- a CDS encoding UbiA family prenyltransferase produces MPKAVKALAMASHPGPALVVTAVAVLLGVGIGSPPPMLALLGGALLSDQLSVGWCNDAVDAPRDRAVARRDKPVAQGLISRRTVAVAALSAFAVALLLTVPLGAAALITHAVALLSAWSYNLWLKRTPASVIPYMVSFGLLPAIVTLANPEPRWPAWWATVAGCLFGAAAHFTNVLPDLEEDSATGVRGLGHLLGPRVGGLVSFALLGLAAVVIGWGAVGDGLQGWPAYVVIIAAAVTISVAAFGTLLTVRGVRTRLLMRLIMGSAVLEVIALVAAGSVLSGPSL; encoded by the coding sequence ATGCCGAAGGCGGTGAAGGCGCTCGCCATGGCGAGCCACCCCGGCCCTGCTCTCGTGGTGACCGCCGTCGCCGTGCTGCTCGGCGTGGGGATCGGATCCCCTCCACCGATGCTCGCCCTCCTGGGTGGCGCTCTGCTCAGCGATCAGCTCTCGGTCGGCTGGTGCAACGACGCCGTCGATGCGCCTCGCGACCGGGCGGTGGCGCGCCGGGACAAGCCTGTGGCGCAAGGGCTCATCTCCCGGAGAACCGTGGCGGTCGCCGCACTGAGCGCGTTCGCCGTCGCACTTCTTCTCACCGTCCCGCTCGGCGCTGCCGCGCTGATCACGCACGCTGTCGCACTGCTCAGTGCCTGGAGCTACAACCTGTGGCTCAAGCGCACGCCGGCGTCGGTCATCCCCTACATGGTGAGCTTCGGGCTGCTCCCGGCCATCGTGACGCTTGCGAACCCCGAGCCCAGGTGGCCGGCGTGGTGGGCCACCGTCGCCGGATGCCTGTTCGGCGCCGCCGCCCACTTCACAAACGTGCTCCCCGACCTCGAAGAGGACAGCGCGACCGGGGTTCGCGGGCTGGGACACCTCCTCGGACCCCGCGTCGGCGGTCTCGTCTCCTTCGCGCTGCTCGGCCTCGCAGCGGTGGTCATCGGGTGGGGCGCCGTCGGCGACGGTCTTCAGGGCTGGCCGGCCTACGTGGTGATCATCGCGGCAGCCGTGACCATATCGGTCGCTGCCTTCGGCACGCTCCTCACGGTGCGTGGCGTGCGCACGCGATTGCTCATGCGGCTCATCATGGGCAGCGCGGTGCTCGAGGTCATCGCCCTCGTCGCTGCCGGGTCTGTGCTGTCGGGACCGTCCTTGTAG
- a CDS encoding MFS transporter: protein MTSLQRAVLTVAVLASLVAFLDGSVVNVALPAIERELGGGLVLQQWVVDAYLITLGALILLAGSLSDAFGRKRILMIGLLGFGLASVACALAPDGVSLVVFRAIQGVAGALLVPSSLALIIQVFDENDQPKAIGRWTAWTSAAMLAGPLLGGLFVDTLSWRWVFAINPLPIAVTIVILWRVKLEGEHAHGHIDYAGAALGALGLGGVVFALIEQGQVGWSDPLVWGVGLAGCLCLAAFAIVELRSGQPMLPFGLFRVRNFGVGNLATLVIYAALSLGTLIVGIYLQEVAGWPATLAGLALIPSTVVMLALSGRFGALSGKYGPRLFMSVGPIVAAGGYALMLTMGTHVDYWLQVLPGILLFGLGLSITVAPLTAAILGSIPAEHAGVGSAVNNAVSRIGGLVAVAFAGVIIAGPLGQQGLRRILLVCVMLLVAGGVVSAIGIVNRRHPDTAAARQALPTSTTGQVASIPTRTVPTAQTRQRRGR, encoded by the coding sequence GTGACGTCTCTGCAACGCGCCGTGCTCACCGTGGCGGTGCTGGCATCCCTCGTCGCGTTCCTCGATGGCTCGGTCGTGAACGTGGCGCTGCCTGCGATCGAGCGCGAGCTCGGGGGCGGCCTGGTCTTGCAGCAGTGGGTCGTGGATGCCTATCTCATCACCCTCGGTGCGCTCATTCTGCTTGCTGGCTCGCTCTCCGACGCGTTCGGACGAAAGCGGATCCTGATGATCGGCCTGCTCGGATTCGGCCTGGCATCCGTCGCATGCGCGCTGGCGCCGGACGGTGTCTCGCTCGTCGTCTTCCGCGCGATCCAGGGTGTCGCGGGTGCACTTCTCGTGCCGAGCTCGCTGGCACTCATCATCCAGGTGTTCGATGAGAACGATCAGCCGAAGGCGATCGGCCGGTGGACGGCGTGGACGTCGGCCGCCATGCTCGCGGGACCACTGCTCGGCGGGCTGTTCGTCGACACGTTGTCGTGGCGGTGGGTGTTCGCGATCAACCCGCTGCCCATCGCGGTGACCATCGTCATCCTCTGGCGCGTGAAGCTGGAGGGCGAACATGCTCACGGCCACATCGACTACGCGGGGGCGGCGCTCGGTGCGCTGGGACTCGGCGGTGTCGTCTTCGCGCTCATCGAACAAGGCCAGGTGGGCTGGTCCGACCCTCTGGTCTGGGGGGTCGGCCTGGCGGGATGCCTGTGCCTCGCCGCGTTCGCGATCGTCGAGCTGCGGTCGGGACAGCCCATGCTGCCGTTCGGTCTCTTCCGCGTTCGCAATTTCGGCGTGGGCAATCTCGCCACGCTCGTGATCTACGCCGCGCTCTCACTCGGCACGCTGATCGTGGGCATCTACCTGCAGGAAGTGGCGGGATGGCCCGCGACGCTGGCCGGCCTGGCTCTGATTCCGTCGACGGTCGTGATGCTCGCGTTGTCCGGCCGGTTCGGTGCGCTCTCCGGCAAGTACGGGCCGCGCCTGTTCATGTCCGTCGGCCCCATCGTGGCGGCCGGTGGTTACGCGCTGATGCTGACGATGGGCACGCACGTCGACTACTGGCTGCAGGTGCTGCCCGGCATCCTGCTCTTCGGTCTCGGGCTCTCCATCACCGTCGCTCCGCTGACCGCGGCCATCCTCGGATCGATTCCGGCCGAGCACGCCGGTGTCGGCTCTGCCGTCAACAACGCGGTGTCGCGCATCGGCGGACTGGTCGCAGTGGCCTTCGCAGGAGTGATCATCGCAGGACCTCTCGGACAGCAGGGGCTGCGCCGGATCCTGCTGGTCTGCGTCATGCTGCTCGTGGCAGGGGGAGTCGTCTCGGCGATCGGCATCGTCAATCGCCGTCATCCCGACACTGCTGCCGCACGGCAAGCGCTTCCGACCTCGACGACAGGGCAGGTCGCGTCGATTCCTACAAGGACGGTCCCGACAGCACAGACCCGGCAGCGACGAGGGCGATGA
- a CDS encoding coiled-coil domain-containing protein: MTSPRARSKQPTAGTVRRLRLTVLGVALAVAIPLSTAAPAYADSYPSWGEVQAAQKNAATAKAEYAKIAGLIGQLQQAASVAAADELKKQYEYSVAKAALDAQTAKLDSINTQASTAQNDAKQAETQYGKLASQLYISGGGSLTAKLLLSETSGSKGDDSNLLDQLGAVSQLTDHIAQLQSYAKQKQNVVTSLQAQAKQAESIRTSLEQDASAKYQAAQAAKAAADAALATQQKQGAILQAQAASLDKKAAAVLAEHNAGVARDEARQNALSSQQGDGGSNAAIGGSCTGGCSSASAQAYAQSAIGAYGWGSDQFSCLVDLWNHESGWQWDAYNSSSAAYGIPQSWPAEKMSSAGADYMTNGDTQIRWGLAYISANYGSPCSAWTFEMSHTPNWY; this comes from the coding sequence GTGACTTCGCCCAGAGCACGTTCGAAGCAGCCGACAGCCGGCACCGTTCGACGCCTCCGCCTCACGGTGCTCGGCGTTGCGCTGGCCGTCGCGATCCCGCTCTCCACGGCGGCTCCGGCCTACGCCGACAGCTATCCCAGCTGGGGCGAGGTGCAGGCCGCCCAGAAGAACGCCGCGACGGCCAAGGCCGAGTACGCCAAGATCGCCGGCCTCATCGGACAGCTGCAGCAGGCCGCCTCCGTTGCAGCCGCCGACGAGCTCAAGAAGCAATACGAGTATTCGGTGGCGAAGGCCGCGCTCGATGCGCAGACCGCGAAGCTCGACTCCATCAACACGCAAGCCTCGACAGCCCAGAACGACGCGAAGCAGGCGGAAACGCAATACGGCAAGCTCGCCTCGCAGTTGTACATCTCCGGCGGCGGGAGTCTGACGGCCAAATTGCTGCTCAGCGAGACGTCGGGCAGCAAGGGCGACGACAGCAACCTGCTCGATCAGCTGGGCGCAGTCAGCCAGCTCACCGATCACATCGCCCAGCTGCAGTCCTACGCCAAGCAGAAGCAGAACGTGGTCACCTCCCTGCAGGCGCAGGCGAAGCAGGCCGAGAGCATCCGCACGTCGCTCGAACAGGACGCAAGCGCAAAATACCAGGCGGCCCAAGCAGCCAAGGCTGCGGCAGACGCGGCGCTGGCGACTCAGCAGAAGCAAGGCGCGATCCTCCAGGCGCAAGCGGCCTCCCTCGACAAGAAGGCGGCGGCGGTTCTCGCCGAGCACAACGCGGGAGTCGCGCGAGACGAGGCGAGACAGAATGCGCTCTCGTCGCAGCAGGGCGATGGCGGCAGCAATGCCGCCATCGGGGGCAGCTGCACGGGCGGCTGCAGCTCCGCCTCTGCTCAGGCCTACGCGCAGAGCGCGATCGGCGCGTACGGCTGGGGCTCCGACCAGTTCTCGTGCCTGGTCGACCTGTGGAATCACGAGTCGGGCTGGCAGTGGGACGCGTACAACTCCTCGAGCGCGGCATACGGTATTCCGCAGTCCTGGCCAGCCGAGAAGATGTCGTCGGCGGGGGCCGACTACATGACCAACGGCGACACGCAGATCCGTTGGGGTCTCGCATACATCTCCGCCAATTACGGCTCGCCGTGCAGTGCCTGGACGTTCGAGATGTCGCACACGCCGAACTGGTACTGA
- a CDS encoding LLM class flavin-dependent oxidoreductase, producing MKRIGFLTFGHWSDVPGSLVRSAADALNQTIELAVAAEEVGAHGAFVRVHHFAPQLASPFPLLAAMAARTSRIELGTAVIDMRYENPLYAAESAAAADLISGGRLQLGISRGSPEPAERGYESFGHVPANDGTDADMARAHTELFRAAIAGARVAYSDPLSTGKRVPLPIEPRSETLSERIWWGAGSRATSVWAAEQGMNLMSSTLLTEDTGVPLAELQAEQITVFRAAWTAAGHQREPRVSVSRSILPIIDDQTRHYFGLRAQADARDQVGYIGGDLARFGRSYIGEPDVIARELAQDAAVRDADTILVTVPNQLGVDFNARILGSIVTDIAPSLG from the coding sequence GTGAAACGCATCGGTTTCCTCACCTTCGGGCACTGGTCCGACGTGCCGGGCTCGCTCGTGCGCAGCGCCGCCGACGCGCTGAACCAGACGATCGAACTCGCCGTCGCCGCAGAAGAAGTCGGAGCGCACGGTGCTTTCGTGCGCGTGCATCACTTCGCACCCCAGCTCGCGTCGCCATTCCCGCTTCTCGCGGCCATGGCGGCCCGTACGTCGCGCATCGAACTCGGCACGGCCGTCATCGACATGCGCTACGAGAACCCGCTCTACGCGGCTGAGTCCGCCGCGGCCGCCGATCTCATCTCCGGCGGTCGGCTCCAACTCGGCATCAGTCGAGGGTCGCCGGAGCCCGCGGAGCGCGGCTACGAGTCGTTCGGCCATGTGCCGGCGAACGACGGCACGGACGCCGACATGGCCCGGGCCCACACCGAGCTGTTCCGCGCCGCGATCGCCGGCGCCCGGGTGGCGTACTCCGATCCGCTGAGCACAGGCAAGCGCGTGCCGTTGCCGATCGAGCCGCGTTCCGAGACGCTGTCCGAGCGCATCTGGTGGGGCGCCGGCAGCAGGGCGACGTCCGTATGGGCTGCCGAACAGGGGATGAACCTGATGAGCTCGACACTGCTCACCGAGGACACCGGCGTGCCCCTGGCCGAGCTGCAGGCCGAGCAGATCACCGTCTTCCGTGCCGCGTGGACGGCGGCGGGGCACCAGCGCGAGCCGCGCGTGTCGGTCTCGCGTAGCATCCTGCCGATCATCGACGATCAGACCCGTCACTACTTCGGACTCCGTGCTCAAGCGGATGCTCGTGACCAGGTCGGCTACATCGGCGGCGACCTGGCGCGGTTCGGACGCAGCTACATCGGCGAGCCCGATGTCATCGCGCGAGAGCTCGCGCAGGATGCCGCCGTGCGCGATGCCGACACGATCCTCGTGACGGTGCCCAATCAGCTCGGCGTCGACTTCAACGCTCGCATCCTCGGCTCGATCGTCACGGACATCGCACCGTCGCTCGGGTGA
- the rsfS gene encoding ribosome silencing factor has translation MTASAPARELLQLAAEAADSKAATDLVALDVSGPLPLVDVFLIASGNSERNVMAIAAEVEDRLNEAGAKTIRREGRSEGHWVLLDFGDLVVHVFHEEDRVYYSLERLWKDCPTVPFALPVASEA, from the coding sequence ATGACCGCGTCCGCGCCTGCGCGCGAACTGCTGCAACTCGCGGCCGAGGCCGCTGATTCAAAGGCAGCGACGGATCTCGTCGCACTCGACGTGTCCGGCCCCCTGCCGCTCGTCGACGTCTTCCTGATCGCGTCCGGCAACTCGGAGCGCAACGTGATGGCCATCGCCGCAGAGGTCGAAGACAGGCTGAACGAAGCGGGTGCCAAGACCATCCGCCGCGAAGGCCGTTCGGAGGGCCATTGGGTGCTCCTTGATTTCGGTGACCTCGTCGTGCACGTGTTCCACGAGGAAGACCGTGTGTACTACTCGCTCGAACGCCTGTGGAAGGACTGTCCGACGGTGCCCTTCGCGCTGCCCGTGGCGAGCGAAGCATGA
- the nadD gene encoding nicotinate-nucleotide adenylyltransferase: MRPSSSTGPSGQRRERVGVMGGTFDPIHHGHLVAASEVAQSFDLDEVVFVPTGEPWQKGRVTEAEHRYLMTVIATASNPRFTVSRVDIDRNGPTYTIDTLRELQAARPDADLFFITGADAIAQILSWRDVDELWDLAHFVAVSRPGHLLEVTGLPNGDVSLLEVPALAISSTDCRDRVSRGFPVWYLVPDGVVQYISKHHLYRSVA; the protein is encoded by the coding sequence ATGCGGCCGTCGTCGTCCACCGGCCCGTCCGGGCAGCGCCGTGAGCGCGTCGGGGTCATGGGTGGAACATTCGATCCGATCCACCATGGTCACCTCGTCGCGGCCAGTGAGGTCGCGCAGTCGTTCGATCTCGACGAGGTCGTCTTCGTGCCGACGGGCGAGCCGTGGCAGAAGGGCCGAGTGACCGAGGCGGAGCACCGTTATCTGATGACGGTGATCGCGACGGCATCCAACCCGCGGTTCACGGTCAGCAGAGTCGACATCGACCGGAACGGCCCGACGTACACGATCGACACGCTCCGCGAACTGCAGGCGGCGCGGCCCGATGCGGACCTTTTCTTCATCACCGGTGCTGACGCCATCGCCCAGATCCTCAGTTGGCGCGACGTCGACGAGCTCTGGGATCTTGCGCACTTCGTCGCTGTGAGTCGACCGGGACATCTGCTCGAAGTGACGGGTTTACCCAATGGCGACGTAAGCTTGTTGGAGGTTCCGGCATTGGCCATCTCGTCGACCGACTGTAGGGACCGCGTCAGCCGGGGTTTCCCCGTCTGGTATCTCGTACCCGATGGAGTTGTCCAGTACATCTCCAAGCATCACCTTTACCGGAGTGTGGCATGA
- a CDS encoding glutamate-5-semialdehyde dehydrogenase has translation MTPTVLQSASATLDVAAFERKLRAAKAATVPLTTATAAQKNAALRRISDAILADAGRIIEANAEDLERGRANGLSAGLLDRLALDERRIMALAHAVDDVIALPDPVGTTTRGSRLPNGVSIQQVRVPFGVVGVIYEARPNVTVDIAALALKSGNAVVLRGGRAAESSNRLLVDVIRGAIAEAGIPADAVQTVDEFGREGGTLLMQARGLVDVLIPRGSAQLIRTVVESSTVPVIETGAGVVHIVLDESANEHWAVDIVRNAKVQRPSVCNAVETVLVHKAAAQRLLPSVLTALRADGVTVHADARAHEIFPDSIPVTDEDWATEHMSLDVSVGVVDSLDEAIEHIRRYSTQHTESIITDDLGNAERFLAEVDSAVVMVNASTRFTDGGEFGFGAEVGISTQKLHARGPMGLPELTTTKWIVRGSGQIRE, from the coding sequence ATGACCCCCACCGTTCTCCAGTCCGCCTCCGCGACGCTGGACGTCGCCGCGTTCGAGCGCAAGCTGCGTGCCGCGAAGGCCGCGACGGTGCCGCTGACGACCGCGACGGCCGCGCAGAAGAACGCGGCGTTGCGGCGCATCTCCGATGCGATCCTGGCCGACGCGGGTCGCATCATCGAGGCGAACGCCGAAGACCTGGAGCGCGGCAGGGCCAATGGGCTCTCGGCCGGACTCCTCGATCGGCTCGCTCTCGACGAGCGGCGCATCATGGCGCTGGCACACGCCGTCGACGATGTCATCGCGTTGCCAGACCCCGTCGGCACGACGACGCGCGGCAGCAGGCTGCCGAACGGCGTGTCGATCCAGCAGGTGCGCGTGCCGTTCGGGGTGGTCGGTGTGATCTACGAGGCGCGGCCGAACGTCACCGTCGACATCGCAGCGCTGGCGCTCAAGAGCGGCAATGCTGTCGTCCTCAGGGGCGGCAGGGCGGCCGAGTCGAGCAATCGCCTGCTCGTCGACGTGATCAGGGGCGCGATCGCCGAGGCGGGCATTCCGGCGGATGCCGTGCAGACCGTCGACGAGTTCGGCCGCGAGGGCGGAACCCTGCTCATGCAGGCACGAGGCCTCGTCGACGTGCTGATCCCACGGGGGAGTGCACAGCTCATTCGCACCGTGGTCGAGTCATCCACCGTGCCCGTGATCGAGACCGGAGCGGGAGTCGTGCACATCGTGCTCGACGAGAGCGCCAACGAGCACTGGGCCGTCGACATCGTACGCAATGCCAAGGTGCAGCGCCCCAGCGTCTGCAACGCGGTCGAGACGGTTTTGGTGCACAAGGCGGCGGCGCAGCGTCTGCTTCCGTCCGTGCTGACGGCACTGCGCGCAGACGGTGTGACGGTGCACGCGGATGCTCGTGCTCACGAGATCTTTCCCGATTCGATCCCCGTCACGGATGAGGACTGGGCGACAGAGCACATGAGCCTCGACGTGTCCGTCGGCGTCGTCGATTCGCTCGATGAGGCCATCGAGCACATCCGACGCTATTCGACGCAGCACACCGAGTCGATCATCACCGACGATCTCGGCAACGCCGAGCGGTTCCTCGCCGAGGTCGATTCCGCCGTCGTGATGGTCAATGCGTCGACCAGGTTCACCGATGGCGGCGAGTTCGGATTCGGCGCCGAGGTGGGTATCTCCACGCAGAAGCTGCACGCAAGAGGTCCGATGGGGCTGCCGGAGCTCACCACCACGAAGTGGATCGTTCGGGGCTCGGGCCAGATCCGCGAGTGA
- the proB gene encoding glutamate 5-kinase has protein sequence MIRAARRIVVKVGSSSISGENAHQIGPLVDALAATHSTGTQVVLVSSGAIATGIPYLALDGRPTDLATQQAAAAVGQNVLIYRYQDSLDRYDIVAGQVLLTAGDLENPTPRSNARRAMERLLDLRILPIVNENDTVATQEIRFGDNDRLAALVTSLIGADLLVLLSDVDALYTKPPQEPGAERIDFVAAGDPLDGVEIGASSLAGVGTGGAVTKVSAARHAAESGSAVLITSTGLVRSALAGESVGTWFEPQASSPRS, from the coding sequence ATGATCCGGGCCGCGCGGCGCATCGTCGTCAAGGTGGGGTCGTCGTCGATCAGCGGCGAGAACGCACACCAGATCGGCCCCCTCGTGGATGCTCTCGCCGCGACGCACTCGACCGGCACGCAGGTGGTTCTCGTGTCGTCGGGCGCCATCGCCACGGGCATCCCGTATCTGGCGCTGGACGGTCGTCCCACCGATCTCGCCACGCAGCAGGCGGCAGCCGCGGTGGGGCAGAACGTGCTCATCTATCGCTACCAGGACAGTCTCGACCGTTACGACATCGTCGCCGGCCAGGTGCTGCTGACGGCGGGCGATCTGGAGAATCCGACGCCTCGGTCGAACGCACGGCGTGCGATGGAGCGGCTTCTCGACCTGCGCATCCTGCCCATCGTCAACGAGAACGACACGGTCGCGACCCAGGAGATCCGGTTCGGCGACAACGACCGCCTTGCCGCGCTGGTGACGAGCCTGATCGGTGCTGACCTGCTCGTTCTGCTCTCGGATGTCGACGCGCTGTACACGAAGCCGCCGCAGGAACCCGGCGCGGAACGTATCGATTTCGTCGCAGCAGGCGATCCGCTCGACGGCGTCGAGATCGGAGCGAGTTCGCTGGCAGGCGTCGGCACAGGCGGTGCCGTCACGAAGGTCTCCGCCGCGCGGCACGCCGCGGAATCCGGCAGTGCCGTGCTGATCACGTCGACCGGCCTGGTTCGATCAGCGCTCGCGGGCGAGTCTGTTGGCACGTGGTTCGAGCCGCAAGCGTCTTCACCACGCTCGTAG